The Molothrus ater isolate BHLD 08-10-18 breed brown headed cowbird chromosome 9, BPBGC_Mater_1.1, whole genome shotgun sequence genome includes a region encoding these proteins:
- the TNFSF4 gene encoding tumor necrosis factor ligand superfamily member 4, which yields MDGQTDAGAGAGQQLEQQREGAEEEGRLWQGGQARSSLHLVSAVAQWVLLLACLIYLGVHFLRPSKTQSDKVLWTHIRYSGRSTRGAAVNLSAESGPIQIRNGSVLVPCDGLYLLSLRSTIYLDEKEEDWLNLTLQASSSVLWEQIVQSSESRVNLTTVLYLFEQDSITLWTSSNASLWDLSLSLVLVADSKS from the exons atggatggacagacggacgcaggggcaggagcagggcagcagctggagcagcagagggagggtgcagaggaggaggggaggctCTGGCAGGGAGGCCAGGCCAGGAGCTCGCTGCACCTCGTCTCTGCTGTGGCTCAGTGGGTTTTGCTGCTTGCCTGCCTGATCTACCTGGGAGTGCATTTCCTGCGGCCCTCCAAG aCCCAGAGTGACAAAGTGCTGTGGACCCACATCCGATACTCAG GCAGGAGCACCAGGGGAGCAGCCGTGAACCTCTCAGCGGAATCGGGGCCCATCCAGATCCGGAATGGCTCTGTGCTGGTCCCCTGTGACGGCCTCTACCTCCTGTCCCTCAGGAGCACCATCTACCTGGATGAGAAGGAGGAGGACTGGCTGAACCTGACCCTGCAGGCcagcagcagtgtcctgtgGGAGCAGATtgtgcagagcagtgagagCAGAGTGAACCTCACCACAGTGCTCTACCTGTTTGAGCAGGACAGCATCACGCTGTGGACCAGCTCCAACGCCAGCCTCTGGGACCTGTCCCTCAGCCTGGTGTTAGTAGCTGACAGCAAGTCCTAG